The DNA sequence CAGGCTGCTTGCAGGGGCCGGCTCCGGGGCTTCGCCTTCCGGAAGAAAAGCATGGGCTTTCCCTGCTGCGCCGGACTCCAGGGCCAGCAATAGCGGCTTGATGGAATCGGGCTGGCTTATTTCCTTTACTTTTTTGTCGAAAGGCGCTCCTGAGGCAATCCACCAGTGAAGGAGGCTGATCTGCTCTTCGGTAAGCGGTGTCTTTCCCTTCGGCGGCATATGATCGTCGTGATCTTCCGGAAGCAGCAAGCGGCTGATCAGTTCGCTTTCCGCCGGTCTACCCGGAGAAAGGATAGGGCCTCCTTCACCGCCTTTCAGGATCATTTCCCTGGAATCCAGGCGCAGCTCGCCTTTCATCTTATCTTCATTGTGGCAGCTTACGCAGCGCTGGGATAATACCGGGAGGACCACCTCGTTAAAAACAGCGGCTTCCTGCACATCGGGGATTACCGGCAATTCTGCTGCCTGCAGCGAAGAAAGTCCGAATATGCCGCGCACCGGGCCAGGCAGGTTTTTGCTCAGGTAATCCGAACCATGCGTAAGCGAACCGCCGTAGTGCCCTGCGGCGGTAAGAAGGAGCATCAGGAATACGAGCAAGGGGAAATGAAGCGTGTTCATACGCGGAAGCAGCGTCGGAAAACGCTTCAGCAACCAGGCAAAGGTGGCGGCTGCGGCCACCAGGATACCCAGCCATTTATGCCAGGCAAGCGTAGTTTCATTATATCCGCCGCCAAGGGACAGGAAATAACCTGCAACGCAGGACAAAATAGCTGCGATGCTTCCTGCCAGCAGAATAGCTGGAACAGCAGGCCGGAAGGCCGCGTATTTTTCTTTCCTGGCGACCCACTCCAGCAGGAAGGCCATAATAAGCATACCGATGGGTAAATGCACCAGCAAAGGATGCCAGCTTCCAATGAACGAGATGATTTCTTCCATTACTATTTCTTGCCGTATCTTGCTTTCAGCAGGTTCATCATATATACGTTAATATCCCATTGACTGCTTACCGGCTGCCGGGTGTATGGCAGGGTGGGCATATAGTCCGGCGGGCCGAATTCAGGAGTAATGGTAAGCAGGCTGCCACCTTGTTTTATTTTAGCGCCCACTACGCCGTCCCACCATTCCAGGTGCTGTTCCAGCACGTCTTTCCATTCCGGGGCGCGGGGATCGTTCACCTGGGGGCCTTCCGGGAAGCCCACGCGGGTATGAATATGGTCCGTGCGGCTCAAGGCCAGCGAAACCGCCGCTTCCTGATCGCCGAGCATGGATTCGTGAACGTTGCACCAGTGAGAAATATCCAGGGTCAGGCGCAGGTCCGGTATTTTTTCCAAATATTCTTTGGTAATATGAGCGGCAAAACTGAAACGCCCCCGGTGGGTTTCATGCACGACGGGAATACCGCTTTCCCTGCTGATCGCTGCCGCCGCGGCGATCAGCGCCTGGTTTTGTCCAAAGCTAAAATGATCCTTCCCTGTATGACAGTTCACCAACACCGGCTTATAACTCACCACGCGCTGCAGGTTCTGCGTAAAATTATCCAGGTAGCTTTCAAAATCTTTCCCATTTCCGCTGTTCAGGAAAATGAACTCCAGGCCGTATTTTTCAAAAGCGCTGAACATGGCGGCCCGTTCTTCTTCGTTTCCCGGCAGCCAGGTTTCTACCCCGTCGTATCCGGCGGCCTTCGCCTTTGCGCAAAAGCTGTCCCAGGATTCCTGCATCCCCCAATTGGTACAGAAAAATTTGATTTTCAGATCATTAAGCTCCGAACCTGCGGGCAGTTGCTGACTGTTCGTCATGGTAGAAAGAGTAAGCATGGAAAGCATTAAAATAACAAGGATTCTGGTCATTGATCTCAGGCTATAATGGGGCGGACAACTTCCCCCGCCACATCGGTCAGGCGGAAAGGTCTTCCCTGGAATTCATAAGTTAGTCGTTCATGATCGAAACCAAGCAGATGCAGCATGGTGGCATGTACATCATGCACGGAAGTTTTACCACTCAGCGCTTCAAAGCCAATCTCGTCGGTTTCCCCGTAGCTGCCTCCCCGCTTAACGCCGCCGCCGGCCATCCAGATCGTATAGGCATCGGTATGATGGTCTCTTCCCAAAAAGGGCATTTCCTGGTTCCCCCGGTTTTCCTGCATGGGCGTGCGGCCAAACTCTCCACCCCAGACTACGAGGGTCTCGTCAAGCAACCCTCGCTGTTTCAGGTCCATCAGGAGGGCTGTCATGGCCCGGTCTATTTGCTGGCATTTGCTGCGGAAACCTACATTTATGGCCGTGCTTTTATCCGTGCCGTGACTGTCCCATCCCCAGTCAAATAACTGAACAAAGCGCACGCCTTTTTCTACCAGTTTACGGGCAAGCAGGCAATTGTTGGCAAAGGATTCCTGGCCGGGTTCCGTGCCGTATAACTCGTGGATATATTCCGGTTCGTCATTGATATTCATGACATCCGGAACGGCGACCTGCATTTTATAGGCCATTTCATATTGGCTGATACGGGTGATGATCTCCGGGTCGTGAAAAGCCTCGTACTCCTGCCGGTTAACTTCGTTAATGGCATTGATCGTTTGCTTCTTCAGATCGCGGTCAATGCCTTCCGGGTCGCTGATGTACAGCACGGGATCGCCTTTGGAGCGGCATTGTACTCCCTGGTAAACCGAAGGGAGAAAGCCGCTTCCCCATACGCTTTTGCCTGCGTCGGGAGTTTTTCCGCCGGACGTAAGGACTACGAAGCCGGGCAGGTTGCTGTTTTCCGAACCCAGCCCGTAGGTGACCCAAGAGCCAATGCTCGGTCTTCCCAGCCGCGGACTGCCGGTATGCATGAACAGCTGGGCGGGGCCGTGGTTGAACTGATCGGTATGTACGGCTTTAAGAAAGCTGACCTCGTCTACCACCTGTGAAAAATGAGGCAGGTGATCCGATACCCAGGCGCGGCTTTCGCCGTATTGCCTGAATTCGGCCTGAGGCCCCAGCATCTGAGGTACACCGCGGATAAAAGCGAACTTTTTCCCTTCCAGCAGGGAGGGGGGCAGGGTTTATTATGGAGTTTATGCAGTTCGGGTTTATAGTCGAATAATTCCAGCTGGGAAGGGGCGCCGGCCATGTGCAGGTAGATCACACTCTTTGCGCGGGGAGCAAAGTGCGGTATCTTGGGCGCCATGGGATTCGCCGGGTCTATGAGTGATGGAGCCGCTCCCGTACCTGCGATACTACTGCCGCATCCTGCCAGCAGCGAACCGAGGGCAATGCTGCCCATGCCGGCTACGCAGTCAAGCAGGAAATGCCGCCGGGTGATATAACTAAGCGCTTTCTGGTTGGCTTCTTTAAGTAATTTCTCGTTCATGACGATCTCATGATTTTGTTAAAAATTCGTCCAGGTTCATTATGGCATTCGCCACAATGGTGAGTGCTGCCCGCTGGGGAGTGGCCCCCGTGAGGTCCGCTTCGGCGGGAAGCATTAATAATTTCCGGGCTTCTTCCGGTTCTTCCTTGTATTTTTGATAGGCCTGCCGGTACAGCTTTTCCAGTACTTCCAGCTTTTCTTCGGGAATCGGCTTCAGCATGGCTCGCTGGTATCCTTCCCGGATGGCCGCTTTTATATCTTTATCGCCTGCCTGCTCCATTTTCAACGCCAGGCTTCGTGAGGCTTCCTGGTAAACCGGGTCATTCAGGGTCACCAGCGCCTGCAGGGGCGTATTGGTAGTGATCCGCTGTACCAGGCAAACTTCCCGGCTGGTGGCATCAAAGCTGATAAAGGAAGGGTAGGGGCTGGTGCGTTTATGGAAGGTGTAGACCGCCCGCCGGTACTGGTCTTCTCCTTCGCTGAGTTTCCAGTATTCCCCGCTGTAAACGGTTTGCCATACGCCTTCCGGCTGCCAGGGCATGACGCTGGGGCCGAACATTTTATCGCTTAGCAGGCCGCTCACCGCTAATGCCTGGTCACGCACCTGTTCGGCGCTCAGGCGGAAGCGGGGCCCCCTGGCATACCATTTATTATCAGGGTCTTTCCGGATCAGTTCCGGGCTGGCTTTGGAAGATTGCCGGTACGTGGCTGACATCACCATTTCCTTCAGCAGTTTCTTCATACTCCAGTCCATTTCGTTCACAAAGCGCAGGGCGAGCCAGTCCAGCAAGGCCGGATGCGTGGGCAAGCTTCCCTGGGAGCCCATGTCTTCGAGCGTTTCCACGAGCCCGCGGCCGAAAAGCTGTTCCCAAAAACGATTGACCATCGTTCTGGCTGTGAGCGGGTTTTCCGGGCTTACCAGCCATTGCGCCAGGCCCAGCCGGTTCCGCGGCGCTCCTTCAGGAAAATCGTTCAGTTCGTCCGGCACGTCCGGCTGCACGACTTCTCCCTTCACCATCCAGTTTCCCCGTTCAAATACCTGGGTAGTCCTGCTCATGTGCGGCGGGTTCTCCACCATGACCGGAACGGTAGACGGGTTCGCGTTAACTAGCTGGAAAAAGCTTTCCTTTATTTCCCCGTAGCCTGCTTCTCCTTCGCCGGGAAGGGGATCCCGGAAAGCCATCCACTCTACATAACATACTGATTGACGGGAGTCTATCGTCGGATTAATGAATACAAGGTACAAGTCATGCCTTCCTTCAACAGGTGTTACGGGAGCGGAAATAATTTGTCGTCCCTGGGTGGCGGGCAGGTCGATACTGGCGATGGAAGGGCCGGAAACGCTGTCCAGCCGGATCTCCATTTTCCCGCCGGAGGATCCTGTCCAGTAGTTAATATAGAAGCGTGAAGCTCCCCGGGTATCTACAGAAGGCATCCGGCAGCTGCCCTGGTGGCGGATACTCAGCCATTTGGTATCCGCCAGGGTTCCGTTTACAAATTCGTCGCACGTATGCGCATTTATTTTTGGTTCAAGTACCTTCAGGAACTGACCGACCGCATCCTGATCGGTCTTATCTCCATAGCGTGCCACCCAGCTTTTTATTTCTTCTACTTCTTTCTGCTCCTCTTCACTGTAGAAGCGAAGCTTGGGAAAATCGCCCTCTGTGTCTTCATCGCGCGTATTGTTGAAAAAGGCCATGAACTCATAATATTCTTCGAAATGAAAAGGATCATAGGTATGGCTGTGGCATTGAACGCAGGCGAAGGTTGTGCTTTGCCAAACCTCCCAGGTGGTATTGACCCTGTCAATGACGGAGGCGATCCGGTATTCCTCGCTGTCGGTCCCCCCTTCATCATTATTCATCGTATTCCTGTGGAAAGCAGTGGCAACCAGTTGCTCCCTGGTGGGAGTTGGAAGCAGGTCACCCGCCAGCTGTTCAATGGTGAATTCGTCAAAAGGCTTGTCTTCATTGAAGGCCTGGATTACCCAGTCACGAAACCGCCAGATTTCACGGGACCTGTCCTTTTCATAACCCTTGGTATCGGAATATCGCGCCATATCCAGCCACCAGGCAGTCCAGCGTTCCCCAAAATGAGGAGAAGCCAGTAGCGTGTCGACTATTTTTTCGTAAGCGTCTGCAGAATTATCGGCAAGGAAAGCCTCAACAAGATCCTCATCCGGAGGTAGCCCGGTAAGGTCAAGGGAAAGGCGGCGCAGCAACGTGGCTTTTTCGGCCTCAGGTGAGGGTTCCAGGTCCTTTTCCTCCAGTTTTTTAAGAATGAAGCGGTCAATAGGCGTTGATGCATTATCTTCCGTGCTACTGCTGAAGAAAGAAGCCAGCAGGCTGTTGTTTTCGGGTAGGCTCACCTTTTCAGGCAGTGTGTAAGCCCAATGTTTACCCCATTTGGCGCCCTGATCAATCCAGCGGGTAAGAATATCGATCTCTTCCTTACTCAGAGGCGGGTTCTTATATGGCATGCGTTCTTCAGGGTCTTCCGCTGTAAGACGGCGGATAAATTCGCTATGCTTTGCATCTCCCGGAATAATCGCCGGCTTTCCGGACTCCGTTGTATCCATTGCCTGCTCCCTGAAAAGCACGCTGAAACCTCCGTTCTGCTTTACCCCTCCATGACAGCTGATGCAATGTTTGTTCAGGATGGGCTTCACCTGTGTGCTGAAATCTACTTGTTCTTCCGGCCGGAATACAATTGCCAGGATGATCAGCAAAATAGCCAACGTGCCGCCTGCCAGTAATTTATTTTTTAAAGAGTGCCTCATCAAGCTCAAGAATATCGGACCTTGCTAAATTTACGTATTAATCTCAAAAGTAAACAGGGCGCTTGTTGAAAGCAATGGAGAATCCTGAGAGAATCATGGATTATTTTCCTGTTTTTCGGCTTCGGGGGTGCCGCTGCGCGGGGGTTTGGGGAGTTCGTACTCGTTCAGGCTGGATTCCGGTTTTGAAGGCGGTGGGTGGGCAGTATGCAAGGCTTCGATTGCCCGCAGCGAGCGATGTCAATTCGTGCGGCTCCGCTGCACAAATTGCCTGAACGAGTCCGGGCAATCAAACCGCACGCAGCGCGCACGCAGGACTTCTTGCCATTGCCCCCCGGAGCCGCCACTATAGCTCTTCCTTCAATTCCACTAAGAAACTGCGGAGTTTTTGAAGGGAGTCGAGAACTTTCTGGCGTTCAGATTCAGTGCCTTTGTTGCTTTTCAGGTATTCCTTGGCGCCCTGGAGCGTGTATCCTTTTTCTTTTACGAGGTGGTAGATGATCTTCAGGTTTTCGAGGTCTTCCTGGGTGAACAGGCGGTTGCCTTTTTTGTTCTTCCGGGGCTGCAGGATCTCAAATTCCTTTTCCCAGAAGCGGATCAGAGAGGCGTTGACGTCAAACATCCGGGCAACTTCCCCGATACTGTAATAAAGTTTGTTTATTTCGCGCTCTTTGTAAGGCATACTTCTTGTTTTTTCCGATTTCTCCGGCCAGGCTCCTCTAGTCAAAGGACTGATTGGCCTGCGAGGAGATTTTCAGCATGTGCTGATACTCCGCCGGCGTGAGATCATTGAAGTAAAAATGAACCGGGTTTACCGGCTTTCCGTTCTTATGTACTTCGTAATGAACATGGGGGGCCGTGGAAGTTCCGGAGTTGCCGACCAGCCCGATGACTTCTCCGCGTTTTACCTTCTCGCCAGGCTTTACGAGGATTTTACTCATATGCCCGTATAAGGATTCATAGCCGTATCCGTGCTGAATCACCACATGGTTCCCAAAGCCCCTGTCGGTTTCGGCCTTTTTTATTGTGCCGTCGCCGGTGGCATAAATCTCTGTGCCGCGCGGGGCGGTGAAATCCATCCCGTAATGCATCTTTGCCGTTTTATAAATAGGATGGATGCGCATACCGTAACCGGAAGCCATATGTTTCAGCTTTTTGTTGGAAATAGGCTGGATGGCAGGCACGGAAGCAAGCATTTTGTGTTTGTTCTTTACCGAGTTGATCAGGAAGTCGTAAGACTTTGACTGGACGTACAACTGCCTGGAAAGTTGTTCGAGTTTTTCCGTCGTACTGACCATGAGCTTTCCGTAATCGAAATTTTCAAGGTGTTTGTAACGGTTGGTACCGCCAAAACCGGCCTGCCTCACTTCCAGCGGAATGGGCTCCGCTTCGAAAACCACGCGATAAATATTGTTATCGCGATCCTGGAGGTCGTTCAGTACCACTTCCATTTGCTGCATACGGTTCTGCAATATATCATACTGGAGTTCCAGCTGGCTGATTTCCCGTTTCAGGCGTTTTTCTTTGGGCGAATCCAGGTAGGAATAAGCGATCGAAATGATGATGGCAGAAAAAACCGCAACTGCAGCAAAAAAACCGAAGATGCGGTAAGCCTTCCTGGATATACTAACTTCTACCTTTTCGTATTTTAACGTATGGGTATTGTAATAGTACTTTACCTTATTCATTGAAGGTCCGGTTCGTTTAAGGTCCTAAAGATAGACAAACTTTTTGAGATGCAAAGCCTTGAGCCGGTTGGATTTCAATGCTAAATCCAAAATAAAAGGCTAATTTTGCCGGCAAATTTTCTGTAAAAAATGACTTCTAACGAGATAAGGAGCGCTTTCCTGGATTTTTTTGCGGCCAAAGGGCATGAGATCGTCCCATCCGCCCCCCTGGTGATCAAAAATGATCCTACCCTAATGTTCACCAATGCGGGAATGAACCAGTTCAAGGATATTTTCCTGGGCGTAAGATCGCCCGAGTGGCCTCGTGTAGCGGACACGCAAAAATGCCTGCGGGTTTCGGGCAAGCATAATGACCTGGAAGAAGTAGGTTATGATACCTATCATCATACCATGTTTGAAATGCTCGGGAACTGGAGTTTCGGAGATTATTTTAAGAAGGAGGCCGTTTCCTGGAGCTGGGAGCTGCTTACCAGGGTGTACGGCCTGCCGGAAGACCGGCTGTATGTCACCATCTTTGAAGGAGATGCAGGGGAATCCCTTGTAAAGGACGAAGAGGCGCTTGAGTGCTGGAAACAGCATATTGCCCCGGGCCGCATACTCGAAGGAAGTAAAAAAGATAATTTCTGGGAAATGGGTGATACCGGCCCCTGCGGCCCCTGTTCGGAAATTCATATTGATCTTCGTCCTGATGCGGAAAGAGCGTTGCTGGAGGGGAAGGAACTGGTGAACAGGGATCATCCCCTGGTGGTGGAGATATGGAATAATGTTTTTATCCAGTACAACCGGAAAGCGGACGGAAACCTTGAAGCGCTTCCAACAAAGCATGTAGATACGGGCATGGGCTTTGAGCGGCTTTGCATGGCGCTGCAGGGCAAGACTTCCAGCTATGATACGGATGTTTTTCAGCCACTGATCCGTTACATTGCCGACCGAAGCGGGAAAGAATATGGGAAAGACAAGATGGAGAGCGTGGCCATGCGGGTAATGGCCGATCATATCCGCGCTATTGCCTTTGCCATTACGGACGGGCAGCTGCCGGCTAATACCGGGGCCGGTTACGTGATACGGCGGATCTTGCGCCGCGCACTGCGTTACGGGTTTACTTTCCTGGGCTTTAAAGAACCTTTCCTTTACCAGCTGACAGACGTGCTGGCCGGACAGTTCAACGGCGTGTTCAGTGAGTTAACGGAGCAGAAGGAATTCGTGAAGAAAGTAATCCAGGAAGAAGAGGCGGCATTCCTGCGAACGCTCGCCGGCGGAATACAACGCTTTGAAAAGTACGCGGAAGAGCTGCAGGCTACGTCCGCTGAAGCCGGGCAAACCGCGGGCGAACAAGCTGCCGGAGGAAAGGTAGAAGGCGCATTCGCCTTCGAATTGTACGATACGTATGGTTTTCCTGTGGATCTTACCCAATTGCTGGCCAGGGAGAAGGGCCTTGAAGTGGATATGGAAGCTTACCGGGAGGCGCTTGAAAAGCAAAAGGCGCGGTCCAGAACAGCTACTGCCGTGGATACCGGGGACTGGGTAGAATTATTGCCCGGCATAGAAACAGCATTTGTAGGATATGATAAACTGGAATGCGAAGCCCGCATTGTTAAATACCGGAAAATAACCACCAAAGGAAAAGAGCAATACCAGCTCGTACTTGACCAGACACCTTTCTATGGCGAAAGCGGCGGTCAGGTAGGCGATACGGGTGTGCTTTCAAATGAAAGCGGATCGGTCCCGATCATCGATACTAAAAAAGAAAATAACCTGATCGTTCATTTTTCCGAAACGCTTCCGGCTCAGCCTGAAGCTGGTTTCCGGGCAATTGTCGATCAGGCTAAGCGTCGGGATACGGCAGCGAATCATACGGCCACGCACCTCCTGCACGCCGTCCTGAAAGAGGTACTGGGCGCTCACGTACAACAGAAGGGCTCCCTCGTAAATCCGGAATACCTGCGTTTTGATTTTTCTCATTTCTCCCGCCTTACCGAGGAGGAACTGGCAGCGGTGGAGCGCCTGGTCAATGAAAGGATCCGCGAAAACATTCCCCTGGAAGAACGCCGCTTTGTTCCTTACCAGGATGCGCTGGAAGAAGGCGTTACCGCATTGTTCGGCGAGAAATACGGGGACCTGGTCCGGGTGATCACCTTTGACCCGGATTTTTCCCGGGAACTTTGCGGAGGCACGCATGTGGCGGCGACCGGGCAGATTGGATTTCTAAAGATCACCTCCGAAAGCGCGGTGGCAGCGGGAGTTCGCCGCATTGAAGCCATCACGGCGGAGAAGGCCGAAACCTACGTGAATACGCAGCTGGCTGTTTTAAAACAGGGCCGCGACTTATTGAAGAACCCCTCCGACCTGTTGAAAAGCCTGCAGGCCTTACTGCAGGAAAACCAGCAGCTGAAAAAGGAAAAGGAGCAGGCGGTGCTGCAGCAGGCGGCCGGGATAAAAGACGAGCTGCTTGCGGGTATGGAAGAACTTAACGGAGCCCGGCTGATTGCCCGCCAGGTACAAATACCCTCTGCCGAGGCAATCAAAAGCCTGGCTTTCGAGCTTCGCAGCGCCGTAGATAACTTATTCCTGGTACTGGGCGCCGAACTGGACGGGAAAGCGCATCTGACGGTAATGATCTCCGACGCACTTGTGAAAGAAAAGGGCCTGAATGCCGGGGCCATTGTGCGGGAACTTGGCAAAGAGATCCGCGGCGGCGGCGGCGGGCAGGCTTTTTACGCCACCGCCGGCGGCAAGGACCCGGGCGGCCTGCAGAAGGCCCTGGACAAGGCCAGGCAGTTCATTTTACCTTAGAAAGCCAATCCGTTTGGGTGGGTGTCAATTATGAACTTCAGGTGAGCGGCGAGCCGCTTTGTTTTCTGATTCAGAAATTACCGGTTTTTATGTAAGTTTGGCCGGCAACACTTTATAAAATGACTATTTCAAGACGACAGGCGCTGGGAAAAATGGCTGCGGGAACCGCTGCATTAATGATTTCCGACACGCTTTCCGGCCGTTTGTCGGCTGCTGATAAAAAACTGGACCCCAAAATGAAAGGACGTATTAATCATTCTGTATGTAAATGGTGTTTTCCTGATACCAGCCTGGAAGACCTGTGTAAGGCCGGCAAGGAGTTAGGGCTGCAGTCTATTGAACTTTTGACGGTAATTGATTTTCCTTTACTGCAGAAATACGGGCTCGAATGCGGGATGGTTAGCGGCGTTCCGGGAGGAATTCCCCAGGGCCTTAACCGGATGGAGAACCATGATAAGATCGTTGAATTTTTTGAGGAGCATATTCCCCTGGTGGCCGCATCCGGCTTTCGCATAAAGAACATCATTTGTTTTTCAGGGAACAGGGACGGCATGGACGAAGAAGAAGGGTTGGAAAATTGTAAAAAGGGGCTGCAGCGCATTATGCCGCTGGCCGAAAAACATAAGGTGACCGTTTGCATGGAACTGCTCAATAGTAAGGTGGACCACCCCGACTACATGTGCGACCATACTGCCTGGGGGGCGGAGCTGGCAAAGAGCGTGGGATCGGAGAGTTTTAAATTGCTATACGATATTTACCATATGCAGATCATGGAGGGGGATATGATCCGGACCATACGGGATAATCACCAGTACATCGGGCATTACCATACGGCTGGTGTGCCGGGCCGGAACGAAATTGACGAATCGCAGGAAATTTATTACCCGGCCGTGATGCGCGCCATCGCGGAAACGGGATTCAATGGATATGTGGCCCAGGAATTCATTCCGAAAGGAGAGGATAAACTGGGCGCCCTGGCGGCAGGGATCAAATTATGTGATGTATAGTTTATGACGGGAAAGGTGTACAGCAGGTACGAGGCCGTGATCGGTCTCGAAGTACATGCGCAATTGTCTACCCAAAGCAAAGCGTTTTCTACTGATCCGGCGGCGTTCGGCGGTTTGCCGAATACTCATGTAAGCCCCGTATCGCTGGGCCATCCGGGCACGCTTCCGGTCGTGAATGAAAAGTTGCTCGAATATGCGGTGAAAATGGGCCTGGCCACACATTGCAGCATCAGGAAGGAAAGTTTTTTCGCACGCAAGAATTATTTTTATGCTGATCTGCCTAAAGGGTATCAGATCACCCAGGATACGATGCCTGTCTGTTATGATGGTTTTATCAGGATAAGCCTGAAAGACGGCAGCCACAAGCAGCTTCGCATTCATCGTATCCATATGGAAGAGGATGCGGGAAAGAGCATGCACGATCAGGACCAGCATAATTCACTGATTGACCTGAACAGGGCAGGTGTTCCCCTGATTGAGATTGTTTCCGAGCCGGATATCCGCAGTGGCGAGGAAGCCGGCTTATACCTTGCGGAAGTACGGAGGATACTCCGTTACCTGGAGATATGCGACGGGAATATGGAAGAGGGAAGCATGCGCTGTGATGCCAATATTTCCGTGCGCCTGAAAGGGGAGGCCCGGCTGGGCACCCGCTGCGAGGTTAAGAACCTGAATTCCATCCGGAACGTGCAGCGGGCCATTGATTTTGAAGCCCGCCGCCAGATCGATATCCTGGAATCAGGCGGAAGTATTGAACAGCACACTCTCAACTTCGATCCTGATTCGGGGGAAACTACGCCGCTTCGGGCGAAGGAAACAGCTAACGATTATCGTTATTTTCCGGAGCCGGATATGCCGCCCCTGCTGCTGACCGAAGAGTACATCCAGGAGATACGGGCGACACTGCCTATGCTGCCGGAAGAA is a window from the Anseongella ginsenosidimutans genome containing:
- a CDS encoding DUF1501 domain-containing protein, whose product is MNEKLLKEANQKALSYITRRHFLLDCVAGMGSIALGSLLAGCGSSIAGTGAAPSLIDPANPMAPKIPHFAPRAKSVIYLHMAGAPSQLELFDYKPELHKLHNKPCPPPCWKGKSSLLSAVYLRCWGLRPNSGNTAKAAPGYRITCLIFHRW
- a CDS encoding DUF1501 domain-containing protein, which gives rise to MLGPQAEFRQYGESRAWVSDHLPHFSQVVDEVSFLKAVHTDQFNHGPAQLFMHTGSPRLGRPSIGSWVTYGLGSENSNLPGFVVLTSGGKTPDAGKSVWGSGFLPSVYQGVQCRSKGDPVLYISDPEGIDRDLKKQTINAINEVNRQEYEAFHDPEIITRISQYEMAYKMQVAVPDVMNINDEPEYIHELYGTEPGQESFANNCLLARKLVEKGVRFVQLFDWGWDSHGTDKSTAINVGFRSKCQQIDRAMTALLMDLKQRGLLDETLVVWGGEFGRTPMQENRGNQEMPFLGRDHHTDAYTIWMAGGGVKRGGSYGETDEIGFEALSGKTSVHDVHATMLHLLGFDHERLTYEFQGRPFRLTDVAGEVVRPIIA
- a CDS encoding DUF1553 domain-containing protein → MRHSLKNKLLAGGTLAILLIILAIVFRPEEQVDFSTQVKPILNKHCISCHGGVKQNGGFSVLFREQAMDTTESGKPAIIPGDAKHSEFIRRLTAEDPEERMPYKNPPLSKEEIDILTRWIDQGAKWGKHWAYTLPEKVSLPENNSLLASFFSSSTEDNASTPIDRFILKKLEEKDLEPSPEAEKATLLRRLSLDLTGLPPDEDLVEAFLADNSADAYEKIVDTLLASPHFGERWTAWWLDMARYSDTKGYEKDRSREIWRFRDWVIQAFNEDKPFDEFTIEQLAGDLLPTPTREQLVATAFHRNTMNNDEGGTDSEEYRIASVIDRVNTTWEVWQSTTFACVQCHSHTYDPFHFEEYYEFMAFFNNTRDEDTEGDFPKLRFYSEEEQKEVEEIKSWVARYGDKTDQDAVGQFLKVLEPKINAHTCDEFVNGTLADTKWLSIRHQGSCRMPSVDTRGASRFYINYWTGSSGGKMEIRLDSVSGPSIASIDLPATQGRQIISAPVTPVEGRHDLYLVFINPTIDSRQSVCYVEWMAFRDPLPGEGEAGYGEIKESFFQLVNANPSTVPVMVENPPHMSRTTQVFERGNWMVKGEVVQPDVPDELNDFPEGAPRNRLGLAQWLVSPENPLTARTMVNRFWEQLFGRGLVETLEDMGSQGSLPTHPALLDWLALRFVNEMDWSMKKLLKEMVMSATYRQSSKASPELIRKDPDNKWYARGPRFRLSAEQVRDQALAVSGLLSDKMFGPSVMPWQPEGVWQTVYSGEYWKLSEGEDQYRRAVYTFHKRTSPYPSFISFDATSREVCLVQRITTNTPLQALVTLNDPVYQEASRSLALKMEQAGDKDIKAAIREGYQRAMLKPIPEEKLEVLEKLYRQAYQKYKEEPEEARKLLMLPAEADLTGATPQRAALTIVANAIMNLDEFLTKS
- a CDS encoding sugar phosphate isomerase/epimerase family protein, with the translated sequence MTRILVILMLSMLTLSTMTNSQQLPAGSELNDLKIKFFCTNWGMQESWDSFCAKAKAAGYDGVETWLPGNEEERAAMFSAFEKYGLEFIFLNSGNGKDFESYLDNFTQNLQRVVSYKPVLVNCHTGKDHFSFGQNQALIAAAAAISRESGIPVVHETHRGRFSFAAHITKEYLEKIPDLRLTLDISHWCNVHESMLGDQEAAVSLALSRTDHIHTRVGFPEGPQVNDPRAPEWKDVLEQHLEWWDGVVGAKIKQGGSLLTITPEFGPPDYMPTLPYTRQPVSSQWDINVYMMNLLKARYGKK
- a CDS encoding M23 family metallopeptidase, yielding MNKVKYYYNTHTLKYEKVEVSISRKAYRIFGFFAAVAVFSAIIISIAYSYLDSPKEKRLKREISQLELQYDILQNRMQQMEVVLNDLQDRDNNIYRVVFEAEPIPLEVRQAGFGGTNRYKHLENFDYGKLMVSTTEKLEQLSRQLYVQSKSYDFLINSVKNKHKMLASVPAIQPISNKKLKHMASGYGMRIHPIYKTAKMHYGMDFTAPRGTEIYATGDGTIKKAETDRGFGNHVVIQHGYGYESLYGHMSKILVKPGEKVKRGEVIGLVGNSGTSTAPHVHYEVHKNGKPVNPVHFYFNDLTPAEYQHMLKISSQANQSFD
- a CDS encoding MerR family transcriptional regulator — protein: MPYKEREINKLYYSIGEVARMFDVNASLIRFWEKEFEILQPRKNKKGNRLFTQEDLENLKIIYHLVKEKGYTLQGAKEYLKSNKGTESERQKVLDSLQKLRSFLVELKEEL
- a CDS encoding c-type cytochrome domain-containing protein, which codes for MEEIISFIGSWHPLLVHLPIGMLIMAFLLEWVARKEKYAAFRPAVPAILLAGSIAAILSCVAGYFLSLGGGYNETTLAWHKWLGILVAAAATFAWLLKRFPTLLPRMNTLHFPLLVFLMLLLTAAGHYGGSLTHGSDYLSKNLPGPVRGIFGLSSLQAAELPVIPDVQEAAVFNEVVLPVLSQRCVSCHNEDKMKGELRLDSREMILKGGEGGPILSPGRPAESELISRLLLPEDHDDHMPPKGKTPLTEEQISLLHWWIASGAPFDKKVKEISQPDSIKPLLLALESGAAGKAHAFLPEGEAPEPAPASSLEALRARGIKVLPVAQESTYLQVSCINDTTFGDAETALLLPLKEQLVWLDLGNTEIGNEGLKNLASLENLTRLHLAHTNVGDQGLSFLAASKNLGFLNLYDTQVTDQGLQHLKNLTALQEVHLYQTGVSAAGLQQLRDNRPELRVDTGNYRLPLLAADTVQF